Part of the Dasania marina DSM 21967 genome, CAACCGCAAGCCAACAATAACAACGGCGAAGCCGCCAGCAAGCCCCTAGACATTATCAGCAAACTGCCGTTAACGGTGGGCAGCAAAATACAACTGCAAATCAATGCCGATAACAGCGCCACCATTATCGCAGCTAGCTCAGCCAAAAACAGTGTAATCTCGGCCAAGCCACCCGCCGCCAACACGCCAAACCATAACAGCACCGCACCGCAAACTACTGCAACAACGAGTAAAAGCGCGCAGCCCGTACAGCAGCTTATTGACACCGCGCTGCGCTTAGCCCTGCCACAGCAGCTTGCGTTAAAAAGCCTACTGCCCTTGCTACAGCATCTTAGCCTAGCACCTGAAAGCCCCCTGCCCGCAGCTATCAGCAAAAACATTAAAAGCCTGCTGGCCAACATACCCAGCCCCAGCCAAGCCCAAGACCCCAAACAATTAAAACGCGCCCTGCTTAATAGCGGCACTTTTTTTGAAAGCAAATTAAAGCGCCTAGTGATAGATAGCAGCAACCGCAGCCAACAACACAGCAAACTCAACCCCGAACAACTGGCCAAGCTACCCAGCGAGCAACACTACCAAAATCGCGATGGCGCCATTATTAATGCCGACAGCAAAGCCAAAACCCAACAACTGATACGCCAAATAGAACAACTCATCGGTAAGCCCATAAACCCCGCTAACGCAAAAAACAGCCACACTGGCACACAAGATGACAGTGCCAGCAAACTCTTATTAGAACTCAGCCAGCTAAAAAGCCCAGAGCTAAACGCCAGCAATACAGCCAAATCCAGCAACGTTAGCAGCAAAGATAATGTCGACATCATGCTGCAGCAATTAGGGCGGCAGTTGCTCGCTACCTTAGCGAAAACCCAACTCCACCAACTCGACAGCCTAAACCCGCGCAGCCAAAGCAGTAACGAAGCCAGCCCAAACAGCAGTTGGAGTTTAGAGCTGCCCATTATGCAAGGCAAACAAGTAGACAATGTCGAAATAAAAATAAATCAACAAGACAGCGACAAGGAAAAAAATAAAGGTAAGAAACAATGGCAGGTGATGTTAGATTTTGATTTGCACAAACTCGGAAAAATGAGCGTAGAGCTCATTGTTATCGACAAAAGTGTTTCGGCCACGGTATGGTCTGAATTAGAAGCCGCCCACCGCGTGGTTAAAAAAGAAATAGACCACTTAAGAACAGGGCTGGAAAAAATTGGCGTCAATGTTAAAAAAGTCGATTGTAAAATAGGCCTACCTAAAAAACAGCCGCAACATTTACAGCCCTTAGTGGATGTACGCACATGAGTGACTACCCGCAAGAAAAAAAAGCCGTCGCCCTATTTTACGATGGCAGCAACGCCCCCAACGTCACCGCCTCGGGAGCCGGCGATATCGCCGAACAAATTATTGCCTTGGCCCGCGAACACAAAGTACCCCTATTTGAAAACGCACCGCTGTTAAACCTATTAGCCGAAATAGGCGTAGGCGAAGAAATACCCGAAACACTATATTTATGCATCGCACAGGTCATTGCTTTTGCTTATAAAATACAGGGTAAAACGCCGGATTAATCCGGTCGCTAGTGAATAGTCTCTAGTTCCTAGCGGAAAGTCACTAGAGGGTAGGCACTAGTAAAAAGTCATACCGGCCTTGCGCCGGTATCCATAGATGCCGGGTCGAGGCCCGGCATGACAGAAAAAACATTATCGCTAGCGTCTTTCATCTAGCGACTAGAGACTATCAACTAGCGACTCCAAACAAGAGACTGATGCCATGCCCAAAATAACCGTCTATTACGATGGCGCCTGCCCTAGTTGTGTTAGAGATAGAACCCAGTATGAAAAAATTGCCGGTGATGGCAATAAGGATATCTGCTGGTTTGACATCACTAATAAAGACGATGAATTATTGGCGCTAGGCATTAATCCTAAAAAAGCGCTCACCGAGTTACATATACAGCACGAGCAAAAAGGTATTTTATCTGAGATGGATGCCTATATAGAACTCATGGCTAGAACCACCCTACTCAAACCCTTGGCATGGCTGCTAGCATTGCCTATTATTAAACCACTAGTTAGTCGTATTTATCATTGGCAAGTTACCCGGCGTTTACAAAAACAAGGGCGTTTATAACGACCAAACAATTATTTAAGGACGTATTATGGATGCAAACTTTTGGCATCAAAAATGGCAGAACAATGAAATAGGCTTTCACCTAGCCGAAGCCAACCCTTTACTGGTCAAACATATAGAACAATTACAGCTGGCAACGGGCAGCCGTGTTTTTTTACCCCTATGCGGAAAAACACGTGATATCGCTTGGCTGTTGGCTAACGGCCTGCACGTGGTCGGTGCCGAGTTAAGCGAGCTGGCGGTACAACAGTTGTTTGAGGATTTGGCGATTACCGCTGAGGTTACTGACCACGGCAATTTAAAACACTACCAAGGAAAAAACATCGAGCTATGGGTAGGTGATATTTTTACCTTAACAAAACAGCAGCTGGGGCCGGTAGATGCTATTTACGATAGAGCGGCACTAGTTGCCCTGCCGTTAGAAGTACGCAAACGCTATAGCGCACACTTAACAACAATCACCAATACAGCAGCGCAACTGTTAATTTGTTTTCAGTACGACCAGCAACTGGTAGCTGGCCCACCTTTTTCCATTAGCGATGAGGAGGTACAGCAACATTATGAGGAAAAATATAACGTAGCATTGCTAGAAAAGGTGGCAGTAGAAGGTGGATTAAAAGGCCTATGCCCTGCGACCGAAAGCGTTTTCTTGCTAAGCCGCAGCTAAGCGATTGGGCAAGATAATAGCGGGTGATTTATTTATCCCGCCAAACACTCTCGTTTTTACATATGAGTGACGTACACATTTTTACTGCTTGCTAAGCGCTAGCGTAAACTCCCACCATAATAAAAAACCCAGTCATTGCTGACTGGGTTTTTTATAGAGTAGCTATTATTACAGCACTTATATAACGGCGCCTTTATTACCGCGCTTGCGCCGCTGAACGCTGCTGTATCATGCTCATGAGCTGCGCCTCTGATTCAGATAAACCAAAACGCTCAGAGAGTTGCTCGGCATCCACTCCCTGCTCGGCCATGGCTTCGGCTTGGCCATAGGGTTGAAACTCAGCGCTAATTTGCAATTTTTCTTGTTCACTAACCACAGTGCTGAGCTTTTTTTCTACCTGTATCAGGTGCTGGCCTACGCCTATAGCGCCGTTATTAACCGCCTCTAACTCACGGTTAAATTGTGCCATTTTTTCACTCAAACTAGTCTCTAGTTGCTCCAACTTATTGCGGCTTTTAATCGCATAGCTAGAAACACCTACAGAGTAAGCGGCGAGTACCAATAAGGCGCCCCACATTAGCATGCTATTTTCTCGCTATATTTCTTCTACTTCTGTCCATTGCTGGTCAGTCAGTAGTTTATCCAGCTCTACTAATATGAGTAGCTGGTCATTTTTATTACACACGCCCTGGATAAATTTGGCACTTTCTTCGTTGCCGACATTG contains:
- the tmpT gene encoding thiopurine S-methyltransferase; the protein is MDANFWHQKWQNNEIGFHLAEANPLLVKHIEQLQLATGSRVFLPLCGKTRDIAWLLANGLHVVGAELSELAVQQLFEDLAITAEVTDHGNLKHYQGKNIELWVGDIFTLTKQQLGPVDAIYDRAALVALPLEVRKRYSAHLTTITNTAAQLLICFQYDQQLVAGPPFSISDEEVQQHYEEKYNVALLEKVAVEGGLKGLCPATESVFLLSRS
- a CDS encoding flagellar hook-length control protein FliK, giving the protein MSLLSNHLLNSTVTLKSAAVSNSSLFKPGVIEAIVLSNSPLLNNGKAQVEQFQARLQPQANNNNGEAASKPLDIISKLPLTVGSKIQLQINADNSATIIAASSAKNSVISAKPPAANTPNHNSTAPQTTATTSKSAQPVQQLIDTALRLALPQQLALKSLLPLLQHLSLAPESPLPAAISKNIKSLLANIPSPSQAQDPKQLKRALLNSGTFFESKLKRLVIDSSNRSQQHSKLNPEQLAKLPSEQHYQNRDGAIINADSKAKTQQLIRQIEQLIGKPINPANAKNSHTGTQDDSASKLLLELSQLKSPELNASNTAKSSNVSSKDNVDIMLQQLGRQLLATLAKTQLHQLDSLNPRSQSSNEASPNSSWSLELPIMQGKQVDNVEIKINQQDSDKEKNKGKKQWQVMLDFDLHKLGKMSVELIVIDKSVSATVWSELEAAHRVVKKEIDHLRTGLEKIGVNVKKVDCKIGLPKKQPQHLQPLVDVRT
- a CDS encoding DUF2802 domain-containing protein, whose translation is MLMWGALLVLAAYSVGVSSYAIKSRNKLEQLETSLSEKMAQFNRELEAVNNGAIGVGQHLIQVEKKLSTVVSEQEKLQISAEFQPYGQAEAMAEQGVDAEQLSERFGLSESEAQLMSMIQQRSAAQAR
- a CDS encoding EscU/YscU/HrcU family type III secretion system export apparatus switch protein translates to MSDYPQEKKAVALFYDGSNAPNVTASGAGDIAEQIIALAREHKVPLFENAPLLNLLAEIGVGEEIPETLYLCIAQVIAFAYKIQGKTPD
- a CDS encoding thiol-disulfide oxidoreductase DCC family protein, with the translated sequence MPKITVYYDGACPSCVRDRTQYEKIAGDGNKDICWFDITNKDDELLALGINPKKALTELHIQHEQKGILSEMDAYIELMARTTLLKPLAWLLALPIIKPLVSRIYHWQVTRRLQKQGRL